The genomic window AGCCATTCGGTTCGAAATTCGTATAGTATTGGACTGGGCCCTACTCTGTATCTCGATTcgtaaatgtattctattcgaaattcggatttactttataattatgcgaaagttgtaccaccctgtgccagaataaatacgtaaaattttcgtttttgctttctccaactcaaaagctaacgaatattttaatcgaaaattggattggaaatccgaaaatcgagttacggaatataaaaaatccgaattcgagtaaattttttcgaatcgagttacagaataggccccctaATATACACCAATATACAAAGTACAGGGTCcaccaaaaatttgaaaaattgaattCGTATAGTGATCCtgatttatatatagtatgtatattaattacgCAATTTCGATCATGATAAGTTTGTGGTAATATAAATAACCGTTAGGTAAACCAAAATATTACGAGACGAGAAAAAAATCAGACGAGAGTCtgataacaataacaactaaaaaAGACCACGACTACAATAAACCccaacacatttataaatctgCCTTCGTTCATTTGTACCTCTTAAAATCTTTCCTCACCTACAATTCACGATGTTTTATTAACAATGTAGAttacacacatttaaaaaatttgaaaaatttacatattcattAAGAAGCCAATTACCTAACCATAAAAACAAACCAAATTAGATTAGTCGCTTCGCAATTCCAAATGCGAGTATTTGCACTCAATCAATATTTGTGCGGAATTGACGAAAATTTACGGAATTCCAAAGATTTATTTacacaataatttatttgcaacaaaACAGGCAGCAAGACAAAATGAAGGCGCGCACTCACAGAAGATGTATACGAACACACAAACACTCTCGTAGCTTTTCGTATGCattgaacaaaataaactaCCGCAATTGAGGACATTAATGGCGGTGATGGTAGGTGTGTGAGCTTATTGATGAAAGCATGGATGATGTAGAGCAACACCCGCATGCACAGGcagacaaacatatttacatgtgttgATGGTGTGAGAAGCAAGGAAGTCTGGTCGGCATTGCTGATGGCTTCATTCATTCGTTCGGTGGCgaattgaaatttcgatttaattcAAAAACGGAAATCAAATTACATGGAATTTAAATGGAATTCCTTGTTACACACACAGAAGCAAATATATGTGCTTACATTCCATGAACGCATTGGCGAGACGCGAAAGCAGACTATTGAAGACACTGAGTGCCGTTATAACTAAGAAGGAGGTAGAGGAATTTTTTCCCCTTCGAACGCCTGCAAACAGGGTGTAGAAGGAGTATAACTGATATTGATAAGTGGGGCGGGGAGTACTTGCTTATAGCCGCAGGATAACCGCCTTTATTAGGTTAACAAAATGTCTCCAACAACAATCAAGTAGCTCATACGCATGCGAGAAGAACATTTATGAATACCCAAGTACTCCCGACTAAAATCATTGGCATTATACGAGGATAAGCCTGCTTAGTAGTGATGGCGTCagcccaaaaattattttcactttagtTTATTTTGATTGTCAATAAAATCCGAAATTGCGATAATAATTCAAGTGACATAAAAGATGCTACCAGGGAAGATTAATCACTAATAATGTACTATGTGTATTCATAtagctatatgtacatatattgtgatCCAAGCAATTGTCAGAAATAATTTGATCATTTTGCCTTATTTCCAAGCAAAAGTTAATTTCTAAGgatttgatttaatttgtatAAGACAAAACAAATTCGTTAACCGAAACTGCTACTGAATTTTATCAGCAGCATTCCTAAAAAGTATTTAGGAAATTATAATGTTACGGGACTTGAAAAAGTACAAGGTCTACGGTTCATCATAAAGTTCGATTGGGATGACTTGTAAGACCGTTGCAAGAGTTTCTTTCTCTGGACTCAATTTGGGTAAAATTTGGTAAGAAGATGACTTAGTGTCGATTTTGCTTTCCGTTTCGTCGAGATGGCCTTGCTTTTCGAGCTCTAAATTTGAAAATCATTTCTCACCtaacaaattaaatcaaatgcCTAAATTAAGTTACCCTGAGAGCGTCGCTGTAATtattttcgagcaaaatttttaGTGGTAAAGGGAACATCCAATACCCTGTAGATACTTCATAATAGCTTTTTACAGGTTCCATagttttctatataatatttccctaacaatttttaatatattaagcgaATAGCAGTTAAAAATATACCAAGCGACTTCGATTCGACATACTAATAGCTATATTTTAACTCTGTTCAATTTTCACCAAGTTTACGAGTGAAAGCAGCTATAACTTTGTTTGCTCGATTTAACTTTCTCAGAACTTCTACGAAAAATATGACAATCTAAGAACGTTGGCTTGATAAGCCGCGATAGTTTAGGTAActcaaaataaattacatatttttccatATTGAGCATTTCTATAGCTTTAAACAAGCttattcaataaataatcaaaccttaaaacaaaaaaatttattttataaaaaaaattagtcagACATTCCTTTagtcatcaaacaaaaactCTCTTATACATACAAGTGTTTCTTTGAAATGAGGGgcaatttgaaaagaaaatattctcTCTGGTCAAGAAAGCTTTAGCAGGTAACAGTTTATCCATCTCCTAGAAGAACGGAATGTACATACACAAAATTATAAGTTTTTCAATGCAGTAGCgggaagtgacgaggaaaattTCGAGATAATAATCGGACATTCATTGCCAAATATCGGACATTATGCCAGCTATTTGGTTCGCCTATTCTATGAGAGGTAACAGTTTCTGATCAATGCAACAATGTAGTGATTAAAAGGAACAAAATGGTGCGTTAATAAAATCTCTCTAAAACCTGAGCTTATCTTTGTATTACAATGGAGAAATAAAAGCTATCACGTAAACTTCGCTTCTAAATCCAATtaccaataaaaaatttcaattaactaTCTGCCCCTATAAATTACAAAAGCTCACCATTCCCCACTTAAAAGCTTTAAATGTCTTCAAGCcagtcaatattttttcttaaggTTTACCAACAATTGCCATCTAAGCACTCCAAAGGCATCAACAAAAACCATAAACGCAAAATTTTAAGAGCCCGAGGCCATTACACGACAATATTTTAACTGTCTATGGGTATGACGAGTACGTTTCAAGCGCTTTGCTGACAAATTGCATTTACTTTACGACTCCCTAGAAAGGCGATGACAATTTAATTACAACACtgacacacatatatgtatatattcttctttatatagcatacacatacatatatatacatacatacatacgaaaatCGTACACAGCGGAACAATTCGGACACGCAATTGgtggtaaaaaaattattcgttgttcctttaaaaattgaatacaaTGTATCCTCAGAGAAGAATTATAAGACTAGCAGAGGCTTCGTACTTTTATTCGTTAAGGTTAACTAAATTTGCTTTTTAAAGTAACATTATAAaagacacaaaatatttaagaaatttgtgAAGTGGAGAGTGACATTATCATCTTACCAGAACGATTTATGTCCATCTGGATTTCGAAGAAAACCCAATAAGAGAGGGAAATCAATTGTTTTCACccaattttgcaaaattaaaatggCTAATTAATACCAAGCTACTAATATTTGATAGACTGAAGCTTTCCGTCGTCTGATTTTTTAATccaatattaaagaaaataattgctGTCGGAACAGTGCTCCCTTCAGTACCGATTTTCCTTAGTGTTGTAGGAAAGAACTAGAAGTAAATGAGAACCAGCCAAAAACTTTCCTGTCAcaaaatttaagtatgctcaGAAAGTATTCCAAAAATGAATGTAAGACCAATTAGGGGAAGAAAAGAAAGCAACAAATGGGGTTAGAATAGAAAATGCACATGCACACTAAATGCAACCATATCCAAAATCcctgaaattatatattattgtcTACAATGCCTTCAGAAATAATTATCGCATTCCAACACAAAACTGCGaatcaaaatttgaatattttatgcttTAGTTGATATCGGGCAAATCTTGTGGATAAATAATTCTCATTATTGTAATATGTAGATGTATTCATCTATTCAATGCCAACTTAAGCTTGCTCCAGCGGCTTCATTGGCTAAAATCTAtcagtaaacaatttttcagGTTCATTGCACTGGCCACATTACATATTAGCCCTTTTATGTTATATGCATAGGTTTTAAAATGAGCAAATAATAACTGTTTTGTGAGTACTTTTGCTTCTCTCAACTGAGTTATACGAGTATTCTTATACCCGAGCGCAATTTTTTAGGGTAGCGTTTGTTTATAcgatataattttttgctttaccCCCTTTTTATCGTGTCTGCATTTTCTGGGAAATACTTAAATGCTGAAGTTTGAAATTCCGACACAATTCAAATCTACAgcaaaatcaaaataccgacaaaccCAAATGCCggcatatcaaaaatattttctctgtaggcaaaaaatagtaagacttttaaatCATCAATGGAAAAGGTCTTTATTTTTCGcgagcaaatatttttgattggtatGAATTATTGAAATAGGTTCGAGAACACGTTGTCCCCGAAACACGAccacatcaaaaaaaaaataagaaaaactattttgaaaaatcatttgggcctaaaaaaagtgaaagcacgattgtttggaatcattaaatttttcctgAAAACAGCGTTACCTCAACGTCTTAATAAATtatcaggatgtcatgaaatgtattattactggcgatgagtcttggatctatgcttaccaaaaaaacacatcaaagcagatcaaaagtcaaggttatgttggcaattttcttcaattatcgaggCATaatgcactccgaattccttccgagtggctgtcaacaaggaataatatttgattgttatgcgtcgtttgggCATTTTGcacagattttgaagaataaattaataattttaaaattatggataaagtcttactattttttgctcatagtagtatgtatTCAAACTTCGGTTTACAGCAACACTTATGACTCCCTTActaatttttctcatatttgtTAAATcaacatttgtatttaaaattcttCTGTTGATTTCTATTGCAATTATTCAACATAGTGTTGCAAATGGTCTTTGTTATTGCCATTCTGGGTTCTTCGTTCCATTTTTCCCCAGCTTTTATTCAACTCGCGCGCATTGTGTTCTGCTTTCATTGTGTTTCGTTGCACATGGCGCTTTTGattgtatttgtattgttgttgccaaACATACCACAATATTGTCGGTGTTAGTTGGCAACTTTGCACTATTGCTACTCGCATTGTTATTGCTATATTGATTGTTGCCATTGTGTTGGCTGTTGAAAACTTTATGTCGCGCTTATTGCCTCTATTGCCGCTCGTAGCTTTCTCTATTTCTGTGACTAAAGTTTTTATTACAATGCGAATTATTTAGCTGGACGGCTTCTCGAATAGGGCTGccattttactaaaaaaaatgaattacatGGGTCATTGCACGGTTTTGTAAGTGCTGAGGTTAGATGAACACTGCATCTTAAACATCAcgtgattttatattttttggtggAATTCTGACACCGAGTAACatttagagaaaatattttacgaatTAAATTTCGAGCAgaagaaatcaaataatttcagaaaaatgTTAGGGATTAGTCTTTAAAACTAAATGTTCGAAAACTTAAGTCTAGTCTAAACTTTAATTAGCCTATAAGctagaaatatacaaaatgatTCATTTAGGACACGAATATTGATCTAAAAATATCTTCACATATAAATCCGACGATAATTCTCGGTTCCGGATTTACCCTTCGAACAATGAAAGATCTAGCCAAGAATAGAAGCTTGATCCATTTATTCTTAAGATTACcaatttcatatatataatatatatgtatgtatgaaggtATAATGAACCCGTTTGACTTTCTCTCAAAGAGGGAAAATGAGGACAGATTCTGATTAAAGTAGTGCTAGAACACAAAAAACTCGCTTAAGTATTACAAGTATTTCCCCGTAAAATTTAACTGTACTTATGTCACGTGACATACAATTTCAACAGGCggtaaaatcttaaattttgatGAGAAAGCTTTCGCATGAAATCCACCatgaacatacataaatattaagaaTAAGGATAGATACTAAGGAGTAAACTTATGCATCAGTGGCAAAACATCACTGAGACAGAAAATTCCAATAATAAATTCGAATTTGCACAGTACTGTTCTATTCTTCCACTCGCTTATTTTTGTCAGTACTTGAACTCTGGAAGGGTGACTGTGAATTGATGAACGGCATCATGTCTTTGTACCCACCTTGTCTCACAAAGCTGCACAATTTTTCTGCCCAAGAAGTGAGCTAAAACACTGTTACGTTTCGGTCTTGAAACTTGGAAAAATGTTGGCACTTCTCCCATATCCCCATATCTTTCATTTCTTTCAAAACTAACTGTCCTAACGCAGCTTCCGTGAGTGAAATCTCCTCATGgttgttttcttcaaaaaaggtcACACAAAACGTTAACTCTTGCGAAAAAGAACATAAGTACATAGTTTATTGCAGCTGAGCAATGGTGTAAGTGGAAAACTGCTAGATGAAAAATATGGTGTCGGGACATCCACAATTTcggacataaaaaaataaagaaaaactaagGAAGTAGTTCTCGTTTTTTATACCCTCACCGGTTATATTAAAGCGCTGATTTTTGGTTAGCTTCTTTGCAAATTGTGCCGCTGTTTCAGAGAATAGGAAGGTGTTGCGGGAACCAGACTACCCAAAAATGGaggataaattatataaatggtTCCAATGTCAACGAGAAAGACATATAACTgtcacaacaaatattttaaaagaaaaggcTGCTTAAATTCACACCCAATGttatgaaaacaaaacattttctgCCAGCAAAGGATGGCTTTATAGGTTTAAAAATAGACGTGGTCTTCGTCAATTAAAAGTGGTCGGAGAGAAACTGTTTAATGACTCATCTGCCGTGCAACCCTGTCTAGagaagttttttgaaaaaattaatgagctGAAAATTTTGCCGCCTCAAATATATAATGCGGATGAATCCGCATTATTCTGGAAATTACTTCCTGATCAAACATGGGTGTCTGCTGTAAAAAGAAGTGCTCCAGGGAGAAAAACATCTAAAGAGAGAGTAACATTTCTTGCTTGTGCAAACGGTGATGGCACACATAAACTTAAAATGTTGGTCATTGGAAAAGCGAAAATCCCAGCGCTTTTAAGAACTGTAGCGATCTCCCAGTTGAATGTTACTCGACAAAAAATGCCTGGATGACTTCAACTATTTTCGTAAAATGGTTTCACGAGTCGTTTGTCAAACAAGTAAAGGATTTTCAAGCGGAAAACAACCTAGATGGAGAAGTTATTTTACTAGTTGATAATGCTTCTTGTCACGCATCGGTTGCGCAGCTTACGAGCGATGATGGTAAAATTATAACCATATTTCTTCCACCTAACTGCACAGCTCTTATCCAACCAATGGACCAAAACGCAATACGTTTAACCAAATTGTTTTATCTCAAAGGCCTTTTGGTGCATATTCTGTCTTTGGAAGAAAATGATGTTTCCAAAGTCATTAAAAATCTCACAATAAAGGATGCTGTGTTTTTGTTTGCGAATTCTTGGGAAAAGCTGTCGTCTGATACAGTAGCAAAATGTTGGCAAAAAATTCTTCCCTATTCAGGGAATAACGATATAGTTAATACCGAAAACAATTCCGATGCTGACGACGATCCAGATGATAGCGTTTTTCTATCTGTTCTGAAAGAAAAATGGACGTCACAGCCTGAAGATGCACAAGAGCTAACAGAAATCGGAGCTTTGTTACAGAGAATGGATAATAACAATCAACAACTGCCACAATCTGAAATTAGTGAATGGCTTATTTGAGATAACGACCATTTACCCCTCCATAGTGACGACGATTCCtcggttgaagaagtcgaaaaCAATGACCCTAAAGCTAAACAGGAAGACGCTGCTAAAAGCTTCAGCACCTGTGTACAATGGTGAGAGGAAAATAAAGTTGAATCGGACAGTTTGTGTATTCTTAGAACGCTACGTCAGCGAGCAATGGAGGCTAAACAAAAAAGCGTTCGCCAAACAAAATTAAccgattttttcaaataaatttagaattttatattacaccgcttaatacataaaaaatttctaacgtttattttcaatggattgtattaagatttttttttggaacatgtgtattatttgttataataaaaaaacagaaatttataaatattttttcttaatacatagttctgatatgtcttttgTAATCCGAATTCCCtcatattccggataggggccggtttcaATTGATCCGCATTAGCGGATTTtaactatgtctgaatttattgaacaaagaagtgcgttATTGCACCACCTCacactgcattggttattcgtgatcatttcaaatcctgccgcaaccaccgcattcgcctgatttaccttggtgaaacttctggctattcagcaaattcagaTGACCaatccgaggacaccgttttgactcaatagAGGATATAAAAGCTCATTCGGAAAaagctctgatggccatcaagatggagaatttttccaagttctatgatgactggaaaattcgttggcataagtgttttgcagtgggaggggattactttgaaggatatgaaatgaaaaaacaaacaaataaggaagggctaagttcgggtgtcaccgaacattttatactctcgcatggtaaagtgataatcgagatttcattatccgtcatttacatatttttcaaataccgtatttgtgtaaagttttattccgctatcatcattggttcctaatgtttatactcgtattatacaaagaaggcatcagatggaattcaaaatagctttatattggaagaaggcgtggttgtgaaccgatttcagccatatttcgtacatgtcatcagggtgttaagaaaacattatataccgaatttcattgaaatcggtctagtagctcctgagatatgtttcttggtccataagtgggcggcgccacgcccattttcaatttttaaaaaaagcctggggccagcttccttctgccacttcttccgtaaaatttagtgtttctgacgttttttgttagtcggttaacgcacttttagtgattttgaacaaaacctttgtatgggaggtgggcgtggttattatccgatttcttccatttttgaactgtatatggaaatacctgaagaaaacgactctgtagagtttggttgacatagctataatagtttccgagatatgtacaaaaaacttagtagggggcggggctacgcccacttttccaaaaaaattacgtccacatatgcctctccttaatgcgatcctttgtgccaaatttcactttaatatctttatttatggcttagttatgacactttataggttttcggtttccgccattttgtgggcgtggcagtgggccgattttgcccatcttcgaacttaaccttcttatggagccaaggaatacgtgtaccaagtttcatcatgatatctcaatttttactcaagttacagcttgcacggacggacggacggacagacagacatccggatttcgactctactcgtcgccctgatcactttggtatatataaccctatatctgactcttttagttttaggacttacaaacaaccgttatgtgaacaaaactataatactctcgttagcaacattgttgcgagagtataaaaatgggtgAAACGGTGGTACCACATCTACTTTATTTTCAATCATGACATTATATGTTTAAATTGTGTAATCGAATATTTAATAGATCCTAgtcatatttattaaattttgaataaaatattataaatcataaaattaaagtatattatttattaaactactattaatattaaaaactgcTATATGGATACATAATACTATatgagtattttatttaaaaaatcattgatGACGCCACCacatactttaaaataaaaaaactaagtGAAGAAAGACATGACATTTTTAGTGTAAATATAGTTAGAAATGTATAGATGGGTTAATAACTTGTTTCAAacctctttattttttttttaatttaagtctGACTAGTTATAAGTAGtgacatagatatacatacatacattaattttaatttattatgtcatttatttagttttatttttttaagccaTAATAATCGGCGcaaattattattgatttttttactttaaccTAAGTcccaattaattaattttcgcgAATTTCCCTTTTTATCCAATCCAAATACGGACTAATGCGcgtaaaaataaatggaaaccCCTGTTCTGGCGGAATTTCATAGCTTATAGCTTCGACACCCAGCAAAAAAAATGACTGCATTTTTCCAACGTTCGCTAGCGACATCAGCGCCCCGCCAGAATCTAAAATTCTGTTGTCATGAACACCTTTATCTTTTACACAAACGTGTTTTGCTGTCAAATTAATGCCGGCTTCAGTCAAAAAACGATCCTTAAATTGCTCCAAGCTGGATATATGAACAATAGATTTCATTTTGAATTCTGCTACTTCCTCGAACAAGTGCGCGCCCCATCCGGATATTTGCAGTATCTTATCGTCGTTAAAACTAGCCGATACGTGTTCAGTTTCGAAGGGTAAACAAATCGGTGCTACGTAACGTGTGGTATGTACCGACGCAGTCAATTGCAGCAACGCGAGATCGTTATACAGCGACTCATATTCGGGATGTTTGATTACTTTGCTCACAGCCAAATCGATTGAGTTTGACTCACAATCCATTTGATCGGCCAACGCCTGATTTTTACAATCCTGCATCACTGTTGTAGCCCACACACCCAAACGTGCGCCGGTTAAGGTCCACTCTGGCTCATTCTCATACAGACAATGCGCTGCGGTGAGCACATAACGCTCGTGTATAAGCGTGCCGCCGCAGTAGGGACGAGTTTTTCCCATTTCTGTAAGGTGCATAATTTGTATAAAGAttgatttattatatatgtatatgcaaatatagtTCAATACTTGTGTAAAGGAGCAACGCTGTCCAGGGATATTCCTCGTTGCTGGTAATTGAACCGGCGTCGAAATAACTTTCAGCTGGGAACACTACGCCGCAATATGGCGGCAGCGGTAAACTCAATTCTTCCGCCACCAGCGCCTCTGGACAGCAAACCTATTTTCAGCTGCATTATTTATATCAATTGTTAGAAACTTTTCGTTTTCTTACTCACTTTTGGAAACTTAGCGCCATCGCCGCAGAAGCTAGCATTCAAATATTTAGCatcattttcaaaaaagtcaGGTTTCTGTAGAACCCGCATCAGCGATTCGCAATGTATAACGGAAATACAAGTGCCATTAGCACCATTAGGTGTTTCACATTTTTCCACTTTAGGAACGGCTTAAAAGGTCGAAAGCAATAAAGAAGACATAATGAAATATGGCTGACTTTTTCGAtgaattttctaataaattgcaaattaagGCAGCAACTTACTTTTTAAATCACAAATAAATGTTCACCATATTTTTCAACTTAGGTTTTCGAATtccatttatacattttttcttcttcaataATAGTTGTTCTTAAAACAGACCAGATATCAACCAGTTGGACTTTGGCTATTACAACAGCAGTAAGAACCAAAATGGAAGAGTTTCGAGAATAAAACACTTATCTAATTTATTCAATGACTTTTGAAATAACTTTGAAGAGATTTTCCTTGTCTttaaataagttctttgatgactGTAAcgtttgaagtattttttttagttctgtcGTAGAACTAAACcaacatatactatatagaaAAAAACGAACGAGTTCGTAAAAGTGAAAGCCGGATTTAAGGAGACAAAGACTGCTGTAGAGGTGAGCTCttccttttgtattttttaaggaACTAAATCCGAAGAAACTTCATAGGCCTTGTTTCTTACCACTACAAAACATTTCTCTTTAGATTTCTTTTATAGGCAAATTTTCCACTTACCTGCTCATAAGCTTAGGAAAAGTTTAAATTTGGACATATTTGTGTATGGGTAAGTACCTGTTGTTGTGGGA from Bactrocera tryoni isolate S06 chromosome 5, CSIRO_BtryS06_freeze2, whole genome shotgun sequence includes these protein-coding regions:
- the LOC120778662 gene encoding phenoloxidase-activating enzyme-like translates to MSVFPGIQLFLFCVLVLTTSTKGDVCTTPNGEDGECVNIKTCESLMAIVKKQPITDIDHFILKSHAEVCTYTNQPYSACCPISERPVPETTTTTTLVPPIEKSCIVGHCVKIQNCSALYGIAMNTNITQEDRRYLKDKQCKSNDNSVSVCCPDDDDEVPIISDAAGQVCKTPRGVPGICLDAADCLAIAILLRKDQSTQEEMEFLDKSRCDSSERYCCPTVVSPVPEAETPTTTAVPKVEKCETPNGANGTCISVIHCESLMRVLQKPDFFENDAKYLNASFCGDGAKFPKVCCPEALVAEELSLPLPPYCGVVFPAESYFDAGSITSNEEYPWTALLLYTKMGKTRPYCGGTLIHERYVLTAAHCLYENEPEWTLTGARLGVWATTVMQDCKNQALADQMDCESNSIDLAVSKVIKHPEYESLYNDLALLQLTASVHTTRYVAPICLPFETEHVSASFNDDKILQISGWGAHLFEEVAEFKMKSIVHISSLEQFKDRFLTEAGINLTAKHVCVKDKGVHDNRILDSGGALMSLANVGKMQSFFLLGVEAISYEIPPEQGFPFIFTRISPYLDWIKREIREN